The following are from one region of the Takifugu rubripes chromosome 16, fTakRub1.2, whole genome shotgun sequence genome:
- the LOC101074536 gene encoding uncharacterized protein isoform X1, with amino-acid sequence MRRRSTDPPEPEGPPSPPLPADHVLDSGAVLFPGAFDQHGCPLIVFPVDGQTKLSTELSKAEVVDFINYFQRVHNKKLEKECLVSVVADLRHASLPTVRFITETLLLLELHKRTVHSVYIIQPQKKEVLKLLLKLLTPSKFYPTTLKKIIVKEISELSNYIDKSQLPSSLGGYLIYCHQSWVSFVKEIDAFIQEFVSVVQRLPSCISTLYSLSRMPLPFTFTELQNYFSTNESTFQQLRRELGLDELLRHCETVVEKLHYPEKDPCYLAMAGTALFTHTTFDMLQNHSRITAAVEKVELLWEQAFAKARLQLQVFQLQEDALQITEQIKSLHQEKLQPYRIEIAKDDAAAVKLLSEFEATIYTPAVALVHCAEDVIHTLAKIMPLEGQTKDHWVLDLERLKEKFYSAVQFILQTLRAVSKYHRHYQKANCWYSLVLHDNVLQELLSGVNGDAGSPWRQRKNWGVLPAWRQRISYFLKKNPPPDNEELVYLAHLSSIIPDEKVQQAGKQMSQRCITLRKLLLSPEPVAVGYLQRALQWQYELLRSSYSSADCAAVEKGQDVVKYKDLKEMTVPRMSSAAGLVSADSTPLSLSSFDSGFDGLGNGQPEVLGGRKRLDLCGVTEIRGSEKCTLILPQLGKDGSACISDTEVHGDEFDCGSVGGSSGASIQIVPKAAVDSLNFEIRVKRSAALPSNPWLSLPVDNLENSYTITVTPNPTPQKKNHQLQEPPDPFSAVGQLFGSKDQPAQTEGLSSTRPRASKSQDCVRSGRSTLEDPELSPVCHILSSTLTEERDKTLSTTEGGPTLLWDSYDLHEQNQDAVDRSIDLSLNDWDVKERETLREVERILDRTDKILEKEENILAQEAVLDAMLSSENQQQQWLWDEENWAEGMSSRELAEAGVLGLDDNLLPAESDSIWESNSTASAREIKTSDCYNKMIPEAHAQVFHSSSDLLTELRQVHTLDEMIVEEKLKIHMFRQKEMPDEELPRSKILDSNRLSVRKEREAFRLQLEKEKQEVALLEKSLENECKVKERSKKVIRCSIMAKTGAEKKDEKVKDLPGSSKGSHETALVCSDSEVLHKTEHLEEASEPNILTENASNHPIQLPASQADHLECETSLIRRNSSDLKPVEPLECVFSENPVKPEASLTPELRPDGAFDPGGNCHVSPLPNPRKLLVAMDKPPKDETPCSTDIQILPLSSITDELVRETAVHKLSELPESADNKHGVIHTANVKEHQNNNKQMPLAEYQIPSDQFSERNIKDDDDSLVFKALGEGDLLSEEMNTLSPVSRCLLPEPPFELQLSRGDQDADASGGLQPSDWMKVSGCESTDGDITVRTMKDFKTPIVLDTGSGFMKAGFADEDLPNVVFPTIIGMPKYEEIMNGRAERETYIGHEAQHMRGVLALKHPIKNGIIQNWDEMEKIWHHTFLQMRVDPEDHPVLLTEAAMNPLENRRRMVEIMFECFNVPFTYVAMQAVLSLYASGRSTGVVFDSGDGVSHSVPVFDGHYLPHAVQRFPLAGVDVTLHLIKLLQEQGVCMRTTAEVEIVREMKEKCCRVALNYEAELCAGGSSCREMHFTMPDGQIVTVNTERFRAPEILFKPELIGRDHCGIHESLFKSILSSDIDLRRSLLQNIVLSGGNTLLSGFPERLQAEIQGLLPPDMGECVHVISPVDRDFSVWSGGAMLANLQSFNLAWISLEEYEEHGPHIVHRKCF; translated from the exons ATGAGACGACGCTCAACAG ACCCGCCGGAGCCGGAGGGTCCCCCCTCCCCGCCGCTGCCTGCGGATCATGTGCTCGACTCCGGAGCGGTACTCTTCCCCG GTGCTTTTGATCAGCACGGGTGCCCTCTGATCGTGTTCCCAGTGGATGGCCAGACCAAACTGTCGACGGAGCTGAGCAAGGCTGAAGTGGTGGACTTCATAAACTACTTCCAGCGTGTGCACAA taagaagctggagaaggagtgCCTGGTTTCAGTGGTAGCTGATCTTAGACATGCATCGCTCCCTACAGTCAGGTTCATCACCGAGACTCTTCTCCTGCTTGAG CTGCACAAGCGGACGGTCCATAGTGTGTATATAATTCAGCCCCAAAAGAAGGAAGTGCTCAAGCTGTTGCTGAAGCTTCTGACTCCATCCAAGTTCTATCCTACCACATTAAAG AAAATCATAGTAAAAGAGATCTCGGAACTCTCCAACTACATTGACAAAAGCCAGCTACCATCATCTTTGGGTGGATACCTCATTTACTGCCACCAGAGTTGGGTTTCTTTTGTCAAG GAGATTGACGCATTTATCCAGGAGTTTGTGTCGGTGGTGCAGCGGCTGCCCTCCTGCATCTCCACTCTCTATTCTCTATCTAGGATGCCCCTGCCCTTCACCTTTACAGAGCTCCAGAACTACTTCTCCACAAATGAATCAACATTTCAGCAGCTCAGGAG GGAGCTCGGTCTGGACGAGCTGCTGAGGCACTGTGAGACGGTGGTGGAGAAGCTTCACTACCCTGAGAAGGACCCTTGCTACCTTGCCATGGCTGGTACTGCCCTTTTCACTCATACCACCTTCGACATGCTTCAGAACCACAGCAG GATAACGGCAGCTGTGGAGAAAGTGGAGCTCTTGTGGGAGCAGGCATTTGCTAAAGCCCGTCTACAGCTGCAGGTGTTTCAACTCCAAGAGGATGCTCTCCAG ATCACTGAGCAAATTAAAAGTCTTCACCAAGAGAAACTCCAGCCTTACAGAATTGAGATCGCTAAGGATGATGCAGCGGCTGTGAAACTGTTGTCTGAATTTGAGGCAACCATTTACACTCCTGCTGTG GCTCTCGTCCACTGCGCTGAGGATGTGATCCACACACTGGCTAAAATCATGCCCCTTGAGGGTCAGACAAAGGATCACTGGGTTCTGGATCTGGAGAGACTAAAGGAAAAATTCTACTCTGCTGTGCAGTTCATCCTCCAAACCCTCAGAGCAGTTTCTAAATACCATCGACACTATCAGAAG GCCAACTGCTGGTACAGTCTGGTCCTTCACGACAATgtcctccaggagctgctgtctgGTGTTAATGGAGACGCTGGTTCCCCttggaggcagaggaagaactGGGGAGTTCTTCCTGCATGGAGACAGAGAATATCTTATTTCCTGAAGAAAAATCCTCCTCCAGATAATGAAGAGCTGGTTTATCTGGCTCATTTGTCCAGCATTATCCCTGATGAGAAGGTCCAACAGGCAGGCAAGCAGATGTCTCAAAG GTGCATCACCTTAAGGAAGCTCCTCCTGTCACCCGAGCCTGTGGCTGTTGGTTACCTGCAGAGAGCTCTGCAGTGGCAGTACGAGTTGCTGCGGAGCAGTTATTCATCAGCTGACTGTGCTGCTGTAGAAAAGGGTCAAGATGTCGTTAAATATAAAGATCTTAAAGAAATGACCGTCCCAAGAATGTcttcagctgctggactggTGTCTGCTGATAGCACACCCCTCTCCCTCAGCTCATTCGACTCTGGTTTTGATGGACTTGGAAATGGCCAACCGGAGGTCCTCGGGGGAAGGAAAAGACTAGATCTGTGTGGAGTAACTGAGATCAGAGGCTCTGAAAAGTGTACTTTGATCCTTCCCCAACTCGGCAAAGATGGCTCTGCATGCATTTCTGATACTGAAGTTCATGGAGATGAGTTTGACTGTGGCTCCGTGGGAGGTTCCTCTGGGGCGAGCATTCAGATTGTCCCAAAAGCTGCTGTGGACAGCCTCAATTTTGAGATCAGAGTGAAGCGCTCCGCTGCCTTGCCCAGCAACCCCTGGCTTAGCCTGCCTGTAGATAATCTGGAAAACTCATACACCATAACAGTTACACCAAACCCAACACCTCAAAAGAAAAACCACCAGCTTCAGGAGCCACCAGACCCCTTCTCTGCCGTTGGCCAGTTGTTTGGATCCAAAGATCAACCCGCACAGACGGAGGGGTTGAGCAGCACACGGCCCAGGGCGTCAAAGAGTCAGGACTGTGTGCGGTCTGGACGAAGCACTTTGGAGGATCCTGAACTTAGTCCAGTCTGTCACATCCTGTCCAGCACACTCACAGAAGAAAGAGACAAGACGTTAAGCACAACAGAGGGGGGCCCCACTCTGCTGTGGGACTCCTATGACCTCCATGAACAGAACCAAGATGCTGTTGATCG CTCAATCGATCTCTCGCTGAATGACTGGGATGTAAAAGAACGGGAAACTctgagggaggtggagagaatATTAGACAGGACTGATAAAATACTGGAG AAGGAAGAAAATATCCTGGCTCAGGAGGCTGTCCTGGATGCTATGCTGAGCTCTGAGAACCAACAGCAACAATGGTTGTGGGACGAGGAGAATTGGGCTGAAGGG atgtcaTCCAGGGAGTTGGCTGAAGCTGGTGTTCTTGGCCTGGACGATAACCTTCTccctgcagagtctgacagcatTTGGGAATCCAACTCAACTGCTTCTGCACGTGAAATCAAGACTTCTGATTGCTATAATAAAATGATCCCAGAGGCTCATGCACAGGTGttccacagcagctctgacCTGCTCACTGAGCTAAGACAAGTCCACACACTGGATGAGATGATTGTTGAGGAGAAACTGAAGATCCACATGTTCCGACAAAAGGAAATGCCCGACGAGGAGCTCCCCAGGAGCAAGATTCTGGATTCAAACAGACTATCggtgaggaaagagagggaggcttTTCGATTACAGctggaaaaggagaaacaggaagtggctcttCTTGAGAAGAGCTTAGAAAATGAATGCAAAGTGAAGGAGCGATCAAAAAAGGTCATCAGATGTTCTATTATGGCGAaaactggagcagagaaaaaggatgaaaaggTAAAAGACTTACCAGGCTCCAGTAAGGGATCACATGAAACAGCACTGGTCTGCAGTGATTCTGAGGTCCTGCATAAAACGGAACATCTTGAAGAAGCGTCAGAACCCAATATTTTAACTGAAAATGCATCAAACCATCCGATTCAGCTTCCAGCTTCCCAAGCTGATCATCTTGAATGTGAGACATCACTAATAAGAAGGAATTCTTCTGATTTGAAGCCAGTTGAGCCCCTAGAGTGTGTGTTTAGTGAGAATCCTGTCAAACCTGAAGCTTCTTTAACCCCAGAACTGAGACCAGATGGAGCGTTTGACCCTGGAGGAAACTGCCATGTTTCTCCTCTGCCTAACCCAAGAAAGCTTTTAGTTGCAATGGACAAACCTCCTAAAGATGAAACTCCTTGTTCTACAGATATTCAGATTCTTCCTTTATCCTCCATCACTGATGAGCTTGTAAGAGAAACTGCTGTCCACAAACTCTCTGAACTACCAGAAAGCGCCGATAATAAACATGGCGTGATTCATACTGCAAATGTGAAGGAACACCAAAACAACAATAAGCAAATGCCACTAGCGGAATATCAAATTCCCTCAGACCAATTTTCAGAAAGGAACATTAAGGATGACGACGATTCACTGGTATTTAAGGCTCTTGGAGAGGGAGACTTACTGTCCGAGGAAATGAACACGTTATCCCCAGTAAGTCGGTGTCTACTTCCTGAGCCACCTTTTGaactgcagctcagcaggggagATCAGGATGCAGATGCTTCTGGTGGTCTTCAACCCTCTGATTGGATGAAGGTGTCGGGCTGTGAATCAACAGACGGTGACATCACTGTTAGAACG ATGAAGGATTTCAAGACTCCCATAGTTCTGGATACAGGGTCGGGTTTCATGAAAGCAGGGTTTGCAGATGAAGACCTCCCAAATGTGGTTTTTCCAACAATTATTGGAATGCCAAAATATGAG GAAATTATGAATGGTAGAGCCGAGAGAGAGACCTACATCGGTCATGAGGCTCAGCATATGAGAGGTGTCTTGGCTCTGAAGCATCCCATAAAGAATGGGATCATTCAGAACTGGGATGAAATGGAAAAG ATTTGGCATCACACATTCCTGCAAATGCGTGTGGATCCAGAAGATCACCCAGTCCTGCTGACGGAAGCAGCCATGAATCCCCTGGAGAACCGTCGGCGCATGGTGGAGATCATGTTCGAGTGCTTCAATGTTCCCTTCACCTATGTGGCCATGCAAGCGGTTCTCTCTCTTTATGCATCAGGAAGATCCACTG GTGTGGTGTTTGACTCTGGAGACGGAGTGAGTCACAGTGTTCCGGTGTTTGATGGCCATTATCTACCTCATGCTGTACAGCGCTTTCCTCTGGCTGGTGTAGATGTTACACTGCATCTTATAAAG CTTCTGCAGGAACAGGGAGTGTGCATGCGCACCACCGCAGAGGTGGAGATTGTGCGTGAGATGAAGGAGAAATGTTGCCGTGTGGCTTTAAACTATGAAGCTGAGCTGTGTGCTGGGGGGTCGTCCTGCAGAGAGATGCATTTCACCATGCCGGATGGACAGATAGTCACTGTAAACACAGAGCGGTTCAG GGCTCCGGAGATTCTCTTTAAGCCGGAGCTGATTGGGCGAGATCACTGTGGGATACATGAGAGTCTCTTCAAGTCGATCCTCAGCTCAGACATTGATTTGCGGCGCAGCCTTCTGCAGAACATTGTCCTCTCAG GTGGAAACACCTTACTGTCTGGGTTCCCAGAGCgactccaggcagagatccagGGCCTGCTGCCCCCTGACATGGGGGAATGCGTCCATGTCATCAGCCCCGTGGACAGAGACTTCTCTGTGTGGAGTGGTGGCGCGATGCTCGCCAACTTGCAGTCTTTCAACTTGGCATGGATAAGTCTGGAGGAATATGAGGAGCACGGACCTCACATTGTTCACAGGAAGTgcttctga
- the LOC101074536 gene encoding uncharacterized protein isoform X2, with protein sequence MRRRSTDPPEPEGPPSPPLPADHVLDSGAVLFPGAFDQHGCPLIVFPVDGQTKLSTELSKAEVVDFINYFQRVHNKKLEKECLVSVVADLRHASLPTVRFITETLLLLELHKRTVHSVYIIQPQKKEVLKLLLKLLTPSKFYPTTLKKIIVKEISELSNYIDKSQLPSSLGGYLIYCHQSWVSFVKEIDAFIQEFVSVVQRLPSCISTLYSLSRMPLPFTFTELQNYFSTNESTFQQLRRELGLDELLRHCETVVEKLHYPEKDPCYLAMAGTALFTHTTFDMLQNHSRITAAVEKVELLWEQAFAKARLQLQVFQLQEDALQITEQIKSLHQEKLQPYRIEIAKDDAAAVKLLSEFEATIYTPAVALVHCAEDVIHTLAKIMPLEGQTKDHWVLDLERLKEKFYSAVQFILQTLRAVSKYHRHYQKANCWYSLVLHDNVLQELLSGVNGDAGSPWRQRKNWGVLPAWRQRISYFLKKNPPPDNEELVYLAHLSSIIPDEKVQQAGKQMSQRCITLRKLLLSPEPVAVGYLQRALQWQYELLRSSYSSADCAAVEKGQDVVKYKDLKEMTVPRMSSAAGLVSADSTPLSLSSFDSGFDGLGNGQPEVLGGRKRLDLCGVTEIRGSEKCTLILPQLGKDGSACISDTEVHGDEFDCGSVGGSSGASIQIVPKAAVDSLNFEIRVKRSAALPSNPWLSLPVDNLENSYTITVTPNPTPQKKNHQLQEPPDPFSAVGQLFGSKDQPAQTEGLSSTRPRASKSQDCVRSGRSTLEDPELSPVCHILSSTLTEERDKTLSTTEGGPTLLWDSYDLHEQNQDAVDRSIDLSLNDWDVKERETLREVERILDRTDKILEKEENILAQEAVLDAMLSSENQQQQWLWDEENWAEGMSSRELAEAGVLGLDDNLLPAESDSIWESNSTASAREIKTSDCYNKMIPEAHAQVFHSSSDLLTELRQVHTLDEMIVEEKLKIHMFRQKEMPDEELPRSKILDSNRLSVRKEREAFRLQLEKEKQEVALLEKSLENECKVKERSKKVIRCSIMAKTGAEKKDEKVKDLPGSSKGSHETALVCSDSEVLHKTEHLEEASEPSSDLKPVEPLECVFSENPVKPEASLTPELRPDGAFDPGGNCHVSPLPNPRKLLVAMDKPPKDETPCSTDIQILPLSSITDELVRETAVHKLSELPESADNKHGVIHTANVKEHQNNNKQMPLAEYQIPSDQFSERNIKDDDDSLVFKALGEGDLLSEEMNTLSPVSRCLLPEPPFELQLSRGDQDADASGGLQPSDWMKVSGCESTDGDITVRTMKDFKTPIVLDTGSGFMKAGFADEDLPNVVFPTIIGMPKYEEIMNGRAERETYIGHEAQHMRGVLALKHPIKNGIIQNWDEMEKIWHHTFLQMRVDPEDHPVLLTEAAMNPLENRRRMVEIMFECFNVPFTYVAMQAVLSLYASGRSTGVVFDSGDGVSHSVPVFDGHYLPHAVQRFPLAGVDVTLHLIKLLQEQGVCMRTTAEVEIVREMKEKCCRVALNYEAELCAGGSSCREMHFTMPDGQIVTVNTERFRAPEILFKPELIGRDHCGIHESLFKSILSSDIDLRRSLLQNIVLSGGNTLLSGFPERLQAEIQGLLPPDMGECVHVISPVDRDFSVWSGGAMLANLQSFNLAWISLEEYEEHGPHIVHRKCF encoded by the exons ATGAGACGACGCTCAACAG ACCCGCCGGAGCCGGAGGGTCCCCCCTCCCCGCCGCTGCCTGCGGATCATGTGCTCGACTCCGGAGCGGTACTCTTCCCCG GTGCTTTTGATCAGCACGGGTGCCCTCTGATCGTGTTCCCAGTGGATGGCCAGACCAAACTGTCGACGGAGCTGAGCAAGGCTGAAGTGGTGGACTTCATAAACTACTTCCAGCGTGTGCACAA taagaagctggagaaggagtgCCTGGTTTCAGTGGTAGCTGATCTTAGACATGCATCGCTCCCTACAGTCAGGTTCATCACCGAGACTCTTCTCCTGCTTGAG CTGCACAAGCGGACGGTCCATAGTGTGTATATAATTCAGCCCCAAAAGAAGGAAGTGCTCAAGCTGTTGCTGAAGCTTCTGACTCCATCCAAGTTCTATCCTACCACATTAAAG AAAATCATAGTAAAAGAGATCTCGGAACTCTCCAACTACATTGACAAAAGCCAGCTACCATCATCTTTGGGTGGATACCTCATTTACTGCCACCAGAGTTGGGTTTCTTTTGTCAAG GAGATTGACGCATTTATCCAGGAGTTTGTGTCGGTGGTGCAGCGGCTGCCCTCCTGCATCTCCACTCTCTATTCTCTATCTAGGATGCCCCTGCCCTTCACCTTTACAGAGCTCCAGAACTACTTCTCCACAAATGAATCAACATTTCAGCAGCTCAGGAG GGAGCTCGGTCTGGACGAGCTGCTGAGGCACTGTGAGACGGTGGTGGAGAAGCTTCACTACCCTGAGAAGGACCCTTGCTACCTTGCCATGGCTGGTACTGCCCTTTTCACTCATACCACCTTCGACATGCTTCAGAACCACAGCAG GATAACGGCAGCTGTGGAGAAAGTGGAGCTCTTGTGGGAGCAGGCATTTGCTAAAGCCCGTCTACAGCTGCAGGTGTTTCAACTCCAAGAGGATGCTCTCCAG ATCACTGAGCAAATTAAAAGTCTTCACCAAGAGAAACTCCAGCCTTACAGAATTGAGATCGCTAAGGATGATGCAGCGGCTGTGAAACTGTTGTCTGAATTTGAGGCAACCATTTACACTCCTGCTGTG GCTCTCGTCCACTGCGCTGAGGATGTGATCCACACACTGGCTAAAATCATGCCCCTTGAGGGTCAGACAAAGGATCACTGGGTTCTGGATCTGGAGAGACTAAAGGAAAAATTCTACTCTGCTGTGCAGTTCATCCTCCAAACCCTCAGAGCAGTTTCTAAATACCATCGACACTATCAGAAG GCCAACTGCTGGTACAGTCTGGTCCTTCACGACAATgtcctccaggagctgctgtctgGTGTTAATGGAGACGCTGGTTCCCCttggaggcagaggaagaactGGGGAGTTCTTCCTGCATGGAGACAGAGAATATCTTATTTCCTGAAGAAAAATCCTCCTCCAGATAATGAAGAGCTGGTTTATCTGGCTCATTTGTCCAGCATTATCCCTGATGAGAAGGTCCAACAGGCAGGCAAGCAGATGTCTCAAAG GTGCATCACCTTAAGGAAGCTCCTCCTGTCACCCGAGCCTGTGGCTGTTGGTTACCTGCAGAGAGCTCTGCAGTGGCAGTACGAGTTGCTGCGGAGCAGTTATTCATCAGCTGACTGTGCTGCTGTAGAAAAGGGTCAAGATGTCGTTAAATATAAAGATCTTAAAGAAATGACCGTCCCAAGAATGTcttcagctgctggactggTGTCTGCTGATAGCACACCCCTCTCCCTCAGCTCATTCGACTCTGGTTTTGATGGACTTGGAAATGGCCAACCGGAGGTCCTCGGGGGAAGGAAAAGACTAGATCTGTGTGGAGTAACTGAGATCAGAGGCTCTGAAAAGTGTACTTTGATCCTTCCCCAACTCGGCAAAGATGGCTCTGCATGCATTTCTGATACTGAAGTTCATGGAGATGAGTTTGACTGTGGCTCCGTGGGAGGTTCCTCTGGGGCGAGCATTCAGATTGTCCCAAAAGCTGCTGTGGACAGCCTCAATTTTGAGATCAGAGTGAAGCGCTCCGCTGCCTTGCCCAGCAACCCCTGGCTTAGCCTGCCTGTAGATAATCTGGAAAACTCATACACCATAACAGTTACACCAAACCCAACACCTCAAAAGAAAAACCACCAGCTTCAGGAGCCACCAGACCCCTTCTCTGCCGTTGGCCAGTTGTTTGGATCCAAAGATCAACCCGCACAGACGGAGGGGTTGAGCAGCACACGGCCCAGGGCGTCAAAGAGTCAGGACTGTGTGCGGTCTGGACGAAGCACTTTGGAGGATCCTGAACTTAGTCCAGTCTGTCACATCCTGTCCAGCACACTCACAGAAGAAAGAGACAAGACGTTAAGCACAACAGAGGGGGGCCCCACTCTGCTGTGGGACTCCTATGACCTCCATGAACAGAACCAAGATGCTGTTGATCG CTCAATCGATCTCTCGCTGAATGACTGGGATGTAAAAGAACGGGAAACTctgagggaggtggagagaatATTAGACAGGACTGATAAAATACTGGAG AAGGAAGAAAATATCCTGGCTCAGGAGGCTGTCCTGGATGCTATGCTGAGCTCTGAGAACCAACAGCAACAATGGTTGTGGGACGAGGAGAATTGGGCTGAAGGG atgtcaTCCAGGGAGTTGGCTGAAGCTGGTGTTCTTGGCCTGGACGATAACCTTCTccctgcagagtctgacagcatTTGGGAATCCAACTCAACTGCTTCTGCACGTGAAATCAAGACTTCTGATTGCTATAATAAAATGATCCCAGAGGCTCATGCACAGGTGttccacagcagctctgacCTGCTCACTGAGCTAAGACAAGTCCACACACTGGATGAGATGATTGTTGAGGAGAAACTGAAGATCCACATGTTCCGACAAAAGGAAATGCCCGACGAGGAGCTCCCCAGGAGCAAGATTCTGGATTCAAACAGACTATCggtgaggaaagagagggaggcttTTCGATTACAGctggaaaaggagaaacaggaagtggctcttCTTGAGAAGAGCTTAGAAAATGAATGCAAAGTGAAGGAGCGATCAAAAAAGGTCATCAGATGTTCTATTATGGCGAaaactggagcagagaaaaaggatgaaaaggTAAAAGACTTACCAGGCTCCAGTAAGGGATCACATGAAACAGCACTGGTCTGCAGTGATTCTGAGGTCCTGCATAAAACGGAACATCTTGAAGAAGCGTCAGAACC TTCTTCTGATTTGAAGCCAGTTGAGCCCCTAGAGTGTGTGTTTAGTGAGAATCCTGTCAAACCTGAAGCTTCTTTAACCCCAGAACTGAGACCAGATGGAGCGTTTGACCCTGGAGGAAACTGCCATGTTTCTCCTCTGCCTAACCCAAGAAAGCTTTTAGTTGCAATGGACAAACCTCCTAAAGATGAAACTCCTTGTTCTACAGATATTCAGATTCTTCCTTTATCCTCCATCACTGATGAGCTTGTAAGAGAAACTGCTGTCCACAAACTCTCTGAACTACCAGAAAGCGCCGATAATAAACATGGCGTGATTCATACTGCAAATGTGAAGGAACACCAAAACAACAATAAGCAAATGCCACTAGCGGAATATCAAATTCCCTCAGACCAATTTTCAGAAAGGAACATTAAGGATGACGACGATTCACTGGTATTTAAGGCTCTTGGAGAGGGAGACTTACTGTCCGAGGAAATGAACACGTTATCCCCAGTAAGTCGGTGTCTACTTCCTGAGCCACCTTTTGaactgcagctcagcaggggagATCAGGATGCAGATGCTTCTGGTGGTCTTCAACCCTCTGATTGGATGAAGGTGTCGGGCTGTGAATCAACAGACGGTGACATCACTGTTAGAACG ATGAAGGATTTCAAGACTCCCATAGTTCTGGATACAGGGTCGGGTTTCATGAAAGCAGGGTTTGCAGATGAAGACCTCCCAAATGTGGTTTTTCCAACAATTATTGGAATGCCAAAATATGAG GAAATTATGAATGGTAGAGCCGAGAGAGAGACCTACATCGGTCATGAGGCTCAGCATATGAGAGGTGTCTTGGCTCTGAAGCATCCCATAAAGAATGGGATCATTCAGAACTGGGATGAAATGGAAAAG ATTTGGCATCACACATTCCTGCAAATGCGTGTGGATCCAGAAGATCACCCAGTCCTGCTGACGGAAGCAGCCATGAATCCCCTGGAGAACCGTCGGCGCATGGTGGAGATCATGTTCGAGTGCTTCAATGTTCCCTTCACCTATGTGGCCATGCAAGCGGTTCTCTCTCTTTATGCATCAGGAAGATCCACTG GTGTGGTGTTTGACTCTGGAGACGGAGTGAGTCACAGTGTTCCGGTGTTTGATGGCCATTATCTACCTCATGCTGTACAGCGCTTTCCTCTGGCTGGTGTAGATGTTACACTGCATCTTATAAAG CTTCTGCAGGAACAGGGAGTGTGCATGCGCACCACCGCAGAGGTGGAGATTGTGCGTGAGATGAAGGAGAAATGTTGCCGTGTGGCTTTAAACTATGAAGCTGAGCTGTGTGCTGGGGGGTCGTCCTGCAGAGAGATGCATTTCACCATGCCGGATGGACAGATAGTCACTGTAAACACAGAGCGGTTCAG GGCTCCGGAGATTCTCTTTAAGCCGGAGCTGATTGGGCGAGATCACTGTGGGATACATGAGAGTCTCTTCAAGTCGATCCTCAGCTCAGACATTGATTTGCGGCGCAGCCTTCTGCAGAACATTGTCCTCTCAG GTGGAAACACCTTACTGTCTGGGTTCCCAGAGCgactccaggcagagatccagGGCCTGCTGCCCCCTGACATGGGGGAATGCGTCCATGTCATCAGCCCCGTGGACAGAGACTTCTCTGTGTGGAGTGGTGGCGCGATGCTCGCCAACTTGCAGTCTTTCAACTTGGCATGGATAAGTCTGGAGGAATATGAGGAGCACGGACCTCACATTGTTCACAGGAAGTgcttctga